The proteins below come from a single Athene noctua chromosome 6, bAthNoc1.hap1.1, whole genome shotgun sequence genomic window:
- the API5 gene encoding apoptosis inhibitor 5 isoform X2 yields the protein MPTVEELYRNYGILADATETAGQHKDAYQAILDGVKGGAKEKRLAAQFIPKFFKHFPELADSAINAQLDLCEDEDVSIRRQAIKELPQFATGDNLPRVADILTQLLQSDDSAEFNLVNNALLSIFKMDAKGTLGGLFSQILQGEDIVRERAIKFLSTKLKTLPEEVMTKEVEEFILTESKKVLEDVTGEEFVLFMKILSGLKSLQTVSGRQQLVELVAEQADLEQTFNPSDPDCVDRLLQCTRQAVPLFSKNVHSTRFVTYFCEHVLPNLSSLTTPVEGLDIQLEVLKLLAEMSSFCGDMEKLESNLKKLFDKLLEYMPLPPEEAENGENAGNEEPKLQFSYVECLLYSFHQLGRKLPDFLTAKLNAEKLKDFKIRLQYFARGLQVYIRQLRLALQGKTGEALKTEENKIKVVALKITNNINVLIKDLFHIPPSYKSTVTLSWKPVQKADASQKRASEDTTSSSPPKKASAGPKRDARQIYNPPSGKYSSNLGSFSYDLHPKFPTGQTSC from the exons ATGCCCACCGTGGAGGAGCTCTACCGCAACTACGGCATCCTGGCGGACGCCACCGAGACGGCGGGCCAG caTAAGGATGCATACCAGGCCATCTTGGATGGTGTGAAAGGAGGTGCCAAGGAGAAGAGACTTGCAGCCCAGTTTATTCCTAAATTCTTCAAGCATTTTCCTGAGCTAGCTGACTCAGCTATCAATGCCCAGTTGGACCTCTGTGAAGATGAAGATGTTTCT ATCCGGCGACAAGCAATTAAGGAATTGCCTCAGTTTGCCACTGGAGATAATCTTCCTCGGGTAGCAGACATACTGACCCAGCTTCTGCAGTCAG atGATTCTGCAGAATTCAATTTGGTGAACAATGCTTTGCTCAGTATATTTAAGATGGATGCTAAAG GGACTTTGGGAGGCTTATTCAGTCAAATTCTTCAGGGAGAGGATATTGTGAGAGAGCGAGCCATCAAGTTCCTCTCTACAAAGCTGAAAACCCTGCCTGAGGAGGTGATGACAAAGGAAGTAGAAGAGTTCATACTGACTGAATCAAAGAAG GTCCTGGAAGACGTGACAGGCGAGGAATTTGTTCTGTTCATGAAAATATTGTCTGGATTAAAAAGCTTACAGACAGTAAGTGGGAGGCAACAGCTAGTGGAGCTGGTAGCTGAACAAGCTGACCTGGAACAAACGTTTAATCCATCTGATCCAGATTGTGTGGACAGACTTCTACAGTGTACTCGGCAGGCGGTGCCACTCTTCTCa AAAAATGTGCATTCCACAAGATTTGTTACTTACTTCTGTGAGCATGTTCTGCCAAACCTCAGTTCTTTGACTACTCCAGTGGAGGGTCTTGATATCCAGTTAGAG GTTTTGAAGCTTCTTGCTGAAATGAGTTCGTTTTGTGGTGATATGGAAAAGCTTGAATCAAATCTGAAGAAGCTGTTTGATAAATTACTG GAGTATATGCCCCTTCCTCCAGAGGAAGCAGAGAATGGGGAAAATGCTGGCAATGAAGAGCCCAAGTTGCAATTCAGTTATGTGGAGTGTTTATTGTACAGCTTCCATCAGCTGGGTCGTAAACTTCCGGACTTCCTCACAGCCAAGTTGAATGCAGAGAAATTGAAAGACTTTAAAATCAG gCTACAGTACTTTGCTCGAGGGTTGCAGGTGTATATTCGACAGCTTCGTCTAGCACTTCAAGGAAAAACAGGAGAAGCCTTGAAAACAGAGGAG aaCAAGATTAAAGTGGTTGCCTTGAAAATAACCAATAACATTAATGTTTTAATCAAG GATCTCTTCCACATTCCTCCTTCTTATAAAAGTACAGTTACACTGTCCTGGAAACCAGTACAGAAGGCAGATGCAAG tCAAAAAAGAGCAAGTGAAGATACAACCTCAAGTTCACCCCCAAAGAAAGCTTCAGCGGGACCAAAGAGGGATGCCAGACAAATATATAATCCTCCCAGTGGGAAATACAGCAGTAACCTGGGGAGTTTTTCTTACG ACTTGCACCCCAAATTTCCCACTGGACAGACCAGTTGCTGA
- the API5 gene encoding apoptosis inhibitor 5 isoform X1: MPTVEELYRNYGILADATETAGQHKDAYQAILDGVKGGAKEKRLAAQFIPKFFKHFPELADSAINAQLDLCEDEDVSIRRQAIKELPQFATGDNLPRVADILTQLLQSDDSAEFNLVNNALLSIFKMDAKGTLGGLFSQILQGEDIVRERAIKFLSTKLKTLPEEVMTKEVEEFILTESKKVLEDVTGEEFVLFMKILSGLKSLQTVSGRQQLVELVAEQADLEQTFNPSDPDCVDRLLQCTRQAVPLFSKNVHSTRFVTYFCEHVLPNLSSLTTPVEGLDIQLEVLKLLAEMSSFCGDMEKLESNLKKLFDKLLEYMPLPPEEAENGENAGNEEPKLQFSYVECLLYSFHQLGRKLPDFLTAKLNAEKLKDFKIRLQYFARGLQVYIRQLRLALQGKTGEALKTEENKIKVVALKITNNINVLIKDLFHIPPSYKSTVTLSWKPVQKADASQKRASEDTTSSSPPKKASAGPKRDARQIYNPPSGKYSSNLGSFSYEQRGGFRGGRGRGWGGRGNRSRGRIY, translated from the exons ATGCCCACCGTGGAGGAGCTCTACCGCAACTACGGCATCCTGGCGGACGCCACCGAGACGGCGGGCCAG caTAAGGATGCATACCAGGCCATCTTGGATGGTGTGAAAGGAGGTGCCAAGGAGAAGAGACTTGCAGCCCAGTTTATTCCTAAATTCTTCAAGCATTTTCCTGAGCTAGCTGACTCAGCTATCAATGCCCAGTTGGACCTCTGTGAAGATGAAGATGTTTCT ATCCGGCGACAAGCAATTAAGGAATTGCCTCAGTTTGCCACTGGAGATAATCTTCCTCGGGTAGCAGACATACTGACCCAGCTTCTGCAGTCAG atGATTCTGCAGAATTCAATTTGGTGAACAATGCTTTGCTCAGTATATTTAAGATGGATGCTAAAG GGACTTTGGGAGGCTTATTCAGTCAAATTCTTCAGGGAGAGGATATTGTGAGAGAGCGAGCCATCAAGTTCCTCTCTACAAAGCTGAAAACCCTGCCTGAGGAGGTGATGACAAAGGAAGTAGAAGAGTTCATACTGACTGAATCAAAGAAG GTCCTGGAAGACGTGACAGGCGAGGAATTTGTTCTGTTCATGAAAATATTGTCTGGATTAAAAAGCTTACAGACAGTAAGTGGGAGGCAACAGCTAGTGGAGCTGGTAGCTGAACAAGCTGACCTGGAACAAACGTTTAATCCATCTGATCCAGATTGTGTGGACAGACTTCTACAGTGTACTCGGCAGGCGGTGCCACTCTTCTCa AAAAATGTGCATTCCACAAGATTTGTTACTTACTTCTGTGAGCATGTTCTGCCAAACCTCAGTTCTTTGACTACTCCAGTGGAGGGTCTTGATATCCAGTTAGAG GTTTTGAAGCTTCTTGCTGAAATGAGTTCGTTTTGTGGTGATATGGAAAAGCTTGAATCAAATCTGAAGAAGCTGTTTGATAAATTACTG GAGTATATGCCCCTTCCTCCAGAGGAAGCAGAGAATGGGGAAAATGCTGGCAATGAAGAGCCCAAGTTGCAATTCAGTTATGTGGAGTGTTTATTGTACAGCTTCCATCAGCTGGGTCGTAAACTTCCGGACTTCCTCACAGCCAAGTTGAATGCAGAGAAATTGAAAGACTTTAAAATCAG gCTACAGTACTTTGCTCGAGGGTTGCAGGTGTATATTCGACAGCTTCGTCTAGCACTTCAAGGAAAAACAGGAGAAGCCTTGAAAACAGAGGAG aaCAAGATTAAAGTGGTTGCCTTGAAAATAACCAATAACATTAATGTTTTAATCAAG GATCTCTTCCACATTCCTCCTTCTTATAAAAGTACAGTTACACTGTCCTGGAAACCAGTACAGAAGGCAGATGCAAG tCAAAAAAGAGCAAGTGAAGATACAACCTCAAGTTCACCCCCAAAGAAAGCTTCAGCGGGACCAAAGAGGGATGCCAGACAAATATATAATCCTCCCAGTGGGAAATACAGCAGTAACCTGGGGAGTTTTTCTTACG AGCAAAGAGGTGGTTTCCGGGGTGGACGAGGAAGAGGCTGGGGAGGACGTGGCAATCGTAGCCGAGGAAGAATCTACTGA